One region of Brassica napus cultivar Da-Ae chromosome A10, Da-Ae, whole genome shotgun sequence genomic DNA includes:
- the LOC106420398 gene encoding uncharacterized protein C24B11.05-like, which produces MAYEENFQQMSEPKYDCLLFDIDDTLYPFSSGISALVTNNIQEYMIQKLGIEEDKVQELCLELYKIYGTTMAGLKAVGYDFDYDDFHGFVHGRLPYTTLKPDPILRNIILSLPFRKVVFTNADKAHAAKIIARLGLDGCFERIISFETLNPNINTESPAAVMESREIFDIISYTANPDTSIKLPKTPVICKPFEGAFEHVFKMTNINPHKTLFFDDSIRNIQTGKRVGLHTVWVGTSHKDEGVDIALEHIHNIREALPELWDAVVDKAEEIRSRQKVAIETIA; this is translated from the exons ACATAGATGATACTCTTTACCCTTTCAGTTCTGGTATCTCTGCGCTAGTTACAAACAACATTCAAG AGTATATGATTCAGAAACTTGgtattgaagaagataaagttcAAGAACTGTGCCTTGAGCTTTACAAAATCTATGGAACAACTATGGCTGGTCTCAAG GCTGTGGGTTATGACTTTGATTACGACGATTTCCATGG TTTTGTTCATGGGAGATTGCCATACACAACACTCAAGCCTGACCCTATTTTGAGGAACATTATTCTCAGCTTACCTTTTCGGAAAGTT GTTTTCACGAATGCAGACAAGGCGCATGCAGCCAAGATTATTGCCAGGCTAGGTCTAGATGGCTGCTTTGAAAGAATCATATCTTTCGAGACTCTGAACCCAAACATAAATACTGAATCTCCTGCTGCTGTGATGGAAAGCAGAGAAATCTTCGACATAATCAGTTACACTGCAAACCCTGACACAAGCATCAAACTCCCAAAGACTCCGGTTATATGCAAACCATTTGAAGGAGCATTCGAACATGTTTTCAAGATGACCAACATCAATCCTCATAAGACA TTGTTCTTCGATGACAGCATCCGTAACATACAAACCGGGAAACGTGTGGGTCTCCACACCGTTTGG GTTGGGACGTCACACAAAGATGAAGGAGTAGATATAGCATTGGAGCATATTCACAACATACGTGAAGCTCTTCCTGAACTATGGGATGCTGTTGTCGACAAAGCCGAGGAGATTAGATCCAGGCAAAAGGTCGCCATTGAAACCATTGCTTAA
- the LOC106420492 gene encoding uncharacterized protein LOC106420492 has protein sequence MAKREISSTLRNLKFMQRSALKEEKKKKIDDDNANFTPSPGSVSKKCVVITDWDPQPRALLGRLSFQSFNPSIEKLNEEALSGRKTDASPTGSSSNGGRMSFSEPKVETSQETNGDLKRKQSQEGVSEEQNHPSKSPKSSDKPSPSNKKGNGFKKPKSWQPKPQTKH, from the exons ATGGCGAAGAGAGAGATCAGTAGCACTCTGAGAAATCTTAAG TTTATGCAAAGGTCTGCTTtaaaagaggagaagaagaagaagattgatgATGATAATGCGAATTTTACTCCTTCCCCCGGTTCTGTTTCAAAGAAGTG TGTGGTCATAACAGACTGGGATCCTCAGCCAAGAGCGTTGTTAGGACGCTTGTCATTTCAGTCTTTCAACCCCTCTATCGAG AAACTGAATGAAGAGGCCTTAAGCGGTCGGAAAACAGATGCTTCTCCCACAGGCTCTAGCAGTAATGGAGGAAGGATGTCTTTTAG TGAACCTAAGGTTGAGACAAGCCAGGAAACAAATGGTGACTTGAAAAGGAAACAGTCTCAGGAGGGAGTCTCTGAGGAACAAAACCATCCAAGCAAGTCCCCTAAGAGCAGTGACAAACCATCACCGAGCAACAAAAAAGGCAACGGTTTCAAGAAACCCAAGAGCTGGCAACCGAAACCTCAAACCAAACACTAG